A region from the Acanthopagrus latus isolate v.2019 chromosome 8, fAcaLat1.1, whole genome shotgun sequence genome encodes:
- the gdpgp1 gene encoding GDP-D-glucose phosphorylase 1: MPLQFVYSNQDFVEDLCRGMASKPSKFDTTIRTGWTDRMDRGLFRYNLGDLQTRILPGPLSYLAQLNVQRGTQRRKPQEILRIQQEFDAKQFNFNKISPEEIICEMIKDSEGRDDSCRMVVLVNVSPLEFGHCLFVPDPSHCFPQILTTFIIQVGIESVLLSSDPGYRVGFNSLGAFASVNHLHMHGYYLDHELKIESAPVKPLVPGQGFYRLLDFPGGFMFYTESESVEKISRAICKVTDRLVAGNIAHNLYMTRGCPPCDHIQNEEDRLSRRGVRIAVWPRLSSFGAKEESAFNVALCELAGHLPFKNKKDYEQATEKDVIDITQRYLLPDAEFQTLEEELTGHLMDS, translated from the coding sequence ATGCCGCTCCAGTTTGTGTACAGCAACCAGGACTTTGTTGAGGATCTGTGTCGTGGGATGGCCTCAAAACCATCGAAGTTTGACACAACCATCAGGACCGGCTGGACGGACAGGATGGACAGGGGGCTATTTCGCTACAATCTTGGTGACCTACAAACGCGGATCCTGCCGGGCCCACTTAGCTATTTGGCCCAGCTGAATGTTCAAAGAGGAACGCAGAGAAGAAAGCCTCAGGAGATACTGAGAATTCAGCAGGAATTCGACGCCAAGCAGTTTAATTTTAACAAAATCAGTCCAGAGGAAATCATATGTGAGATGATAAAGGACTCTGAGGGACGGGATGATTCCTGCAGGATGGTTGTGCTGGTCAACGTCAGCCCTTTGGAGTTTGGACATTGTCTCTTTGTTCCAGATCCATCACACTGTTTCCCACAAATCCTGACAACGTTCATCATCCAGGTCGGTATTGAATCTGTGCTCCTGAGCTCCGATCCTGGCTATCGAGTGGGGTTCAACAGTCTTGGAGCGTTTGCGTCCGTCAATCACTTACACATGCACGGGTATTACCTGGACCACGAGCTCAAGATAGAATCTGCGCCGGTCAAGCCGTTGGTTCCTGGACAAGGGTTTTATCGCTTGTTGGACTTTCCTGGAGgctttatgttttacacagaatCAGAGAGTGTGGAGAAAATATCCAGAGCCATCTGTAAAGTAACAGACCGTCTTGTGGCCGGTAATATTGCTCACAACCTGTACATGACTAGAGGATGTCCTCCCTGCGATCACATACAGAATGAGGAGGATCGCCTTTCAAGAAGAGGCGTTCGTATTGCTGTATGGCCCAGATTGTCGTCCTTCGGTGCCAAGGAAGAGTCTGCTTTCAACGTTGCTCTGTGTGAGCTGGCTGGACATTTACCGTTCAAGAACAAGAAAGACTATGAGCAAGCTACAGAGAAAGATGTGATAGATATCACCCAGAGGTATCTTCTCCCCGATGCAGAGTTTCAGACATTAGAAGAAGAGCTTACTGGTCATTTGATGGACTCATAA